A window of Clostridioides sp. ES-S-0010-02 genomic DNA:
ACTTAAATACAAAATTACGTTTGACATCAATAGCCTTTTTAGGACAAAGTTCATGACAACAGTAACATCTTATACATTTATTTAAATCTATAAGAGCACCTCTATTCCCTATCTCTATGGTATTTGCAGGACAAGCTTCCTTGCACTTTCCACATTTTATACAATCTTTAAATCTAACCACTGGCTTTGGTGTTATAAGTTTTGAAATAGGTTCATTTAAAAATTTTGGCAATTTTACAGAAAATAGCCTTAAATCTTTACTTACAATTGGTACCTTATAATCTTTTATAATTAAATCCTTTATATCTTCTCCTACAATCTCAATATCTAAAAAGTCTTCTTTTATATACTCTCTTTTAATAGCCCCTCTAATTGTAGCAACTTTATTTGGAAGCAAACCTATAATCTTACATGCAACAACATCTATAGCATATGGATTTTGTGATGCTAATAAAACACCTATTTCTTTAGGGTTTCCTGCTGAAGGACCATCCCCTTCCATCCCTACAATTCCATCCATAATTGTCAGTGTCGGATTTACATAATCACAAATATCTAAAAGTACATTTTCACAAAATAATTCCTCTGTAGGAAATCTATAATGTATTTCTGCTTTTTTTAATCCAGCTATACATCCATATAAGTTTTTTGTTCCACCAGTAAAAGTTGCCATCACATGTGTTTTTAATTTACAAAGATTTATTACATAATCAGCATCTATTACTGGTTTAATAATATCCATATATTTAAGAGCATGCGCTTTTTCACTATGTATCTTAACATCTGAAACATCATAATTTAATTTGATACCTAAATCAT
This region includes:
- a CDS encoding DUF362 domain-containing protein, with translation MKSVSVRSCKNYEYENVRFSIEKILEDIGGLNKFVKEGSKVLVKPNLLMKKKPEEATTTHPMVVRVVCEKLLELNCDVVVADSPGGPYNQASLKSIYKTSGIEKVANDLGIKLNYDVSDVKIHSEKAHALKYMDIIKPVIDADYVINLCKLKTHVMATFTGGTKNLYGCIAGLKKAEIHYRFPTEELFCENVLLDICDYVNPTLTIMDGIVGMEGDGPSAGNPKEIGVLLASQNPYAIDVVACKIIGLLPNKVATIRGAIKREYIKEDFLDIEIVGEDIKDLIIKDYKVPIVSKDLRLFSVKLPKFLNEPISKLITPKPVVRFKDCIKCGKCKEACPANTIEIGNRGALIDLNKCIRCYCCHELCPKKAIDVKRNFVFKYVK